One segment of Thermoplasmata archaeon DNA contains the following:
- a CDS encoding HAD-IC family P-type ATPase: LGAAIVRGASERAVPVDEPDAFEAIPGRGVHAAVFGHPILLGNRAVMADTGISTVAAEAALGRLEAEGKTAMLLAVDNQLAGVIAVADTLKDHAFEAVRALKAMGIEVIMLTGDHRRTAEAIARQAGVDRVIAEVLPAQKADKIKELQAQGQVVAMVGDGINDAPALAEADVGIALGSGTDVAMEAGGIVLIKDDLRDVVASIQLSRRTVGKIRQNLFWAFFYNTALIPLAAGILATGALLGVKVVLSPILAGAAMGFSSVSVVMNSMTLKRFRPAL; this comes from the coding sequence CTTAGGCGCGGCCATCGTCCGCGGGGCCTCCGAACGAGCCGTGCCGGTCGACGAGCCCGATGCGTTCGAAGCAATCCCGGGCCGAGGGGTCCACGCCGCGGTGTTCGGTCATCCGATCCTCCTCGGGAATCGCGCGGTTATGGCGGACACGGGCATCTCGACCGTGGCCGCGGAGGCGGCGCTGGGACGCCTCGAAGCGGAGGGCAAGACCGCGATGCTCCTGGCCGTCGACAACCAACTCGCGGGCGTCATCGCGGTGGCGGACACCCTGAAGGACCACGCGTTCGAGGCGGTCCGCGCGCTCAAGGCCATGGGGATCGAGGTCATCATGCTGACGGGGGACCACCGACGGACCGCGGAGGCGATCGCCCGGCAGGCGGGTGTCGATCGCGTGATCGCGGAAGTCCTCCCGGCCCAGAAGGCGGACAAGATCAAAGAGCTGCAAGCCCAGGGCCAGGTCGTCGCGATGGTCGGGGACGGGATCAACGACGCGCCGGCCCTCGCCGAGGCGGACGTTGGAATTGCCCTGGGGAGCGGCACGGATGTCGCCATGGAGGCGGGCGGGATCGTGCTGATCAAGGACGATCTCCGGGACGTCGTCGCGTCGATCCAGCTGAGCCGTCGAACCGTGGGCAAGATCCGCCAGAACCTCTTTTGGGCGTTCTTCTACAACACGGCCCTGATTCCCTTGGCGGCGGGTATCCTCGCGACCGGTGCGCTGCTCGGCGTGAAGGTCGTCCTGAGCCCGATCCTCGCTGGAGCCGCGATGGGCTTCAGCTCCGTGTCCGTCGTCATGAACTCGATGACGCTGAAGCGGTTCCGTCCCGCGCTTTGA